In Patescibacteria group bacterium, the genomic stretch CGTTGCCAATATCCTCCCCCTATGGCTTCGCCATATCTTGATGATAAAAAGGGGGAGGTGGTGGGGGTGTCGATGGTCAGTGAGCGTTACACATGCCCCTCTCTGCTCACCGCAAGCACCAGCCCCGCTCCCATACATGAGGCAATCAGGGCGCTCCCCCCATAGCTCACAAAAGGCAGAGGAAGCCCCACGGCAGGCAGCAGTCCGATATTCATGCCAATGTTCACCGCAGTTTGAAAAAACAGCCACACGCCCACTCCCAGCGTCAAAAATACTGAAAATTCATCACGCGCAGTACGCAATATCCTCATAATGCTCCAAAAGAAAAGAACGAACGCGGCGAGCATCACGCTTACCCCTGCAAACCCAAGCTCCTCCGCGATGACCGCAAACGAAAAATCTGTCGTCGCCTCGGGAAGGAAACGGAGATGGCTCTGCGGCCCCCCGCCGATGCCGCGTCCAAAAAGCTTTCCCGCGCCCACCGCAATGACTGATTGCCGTATATTGTAACCCATGCCAAATGGATCAGCGCGGGGGTTGAGCAGTGTTGCCACTCTCTGCTTCTGGTAATCCTTCAAAAGAAATAGCCAGCTGAACACCGCAAACACTACGGCAATCAGGAGGAGCATGAATGCCATGCGCCGCGGCACGTTCAATAAAACCATGAGCGCGCCAATCACGCAGAGCACCAGCGCCGAGCCCGCATCCGGCTGCGCAAGCGTGAGAAGTATGGGGGGCGCGAGAAATACCGAACTGCGCACTACACGCGAAAGCGGGGAATAAAGGAATCTCGCGCGTTCAAAAAAAGAGGCGCTCATAAGCACGAGCCCCACCTTCATAAATTCGACGGGCTGGAGGGTAAGCGTTCCAAGTGTAAACCACCCCTGAGTGCCGCGCAAAGTGGTACCAAAAAAAAGTACTCCTATTAATAAGGCAACACACCCCGCGTAAAACGGCAATGCAAACGTCCTGATATGGCGGCGCTCCATCTGCCCGATCGCAAGGAACAATCCGATGCCGATAATAAAATAAATAGCATGCCGCAAGGGACGGCCGCTTGCGCTCCCATACGATACGCTTATGACTCCCACGAGCCCAAACACGCAGAGCACGCAAAGGGAAGCGGCCAGCCCCCAATCTTTTATTGAAAAAAAACGCTTCAGAGAAAGCGTGGCCATACCACAAAATAAACAGTTTATCAGTTTAACAGTTTATCAGTATTACTAGGTAGCCATTAATCTCCAAACGGCGATACGGTCTCCGCGGGCAAGGGCATTAAAATATTTGGATCCAAAGTATTGAGCGCAATGTCAGCAGTGGTGCGGGTGATTTGCGGAAGCAGTTCCTGCCATGCGACCGATGCCGCCCGCGTCTCGCCGCTCGTCAGTTGTTCAAGCGTGGTGAGATAGGCCGCGGCGATATGCTGCCCTTGCCAGGCCACTATGGTCACTGGCACCACCCAAAAAGAATACGGAGAAGCGTTCACCACTTCGAAATCAAGACGCGTGGTGCCGTTCCCCAAAGGGACATACCGATATCCCTGCACAGTAAGTGAGCTGATATCCAAACGCGGATCTCCCTGCATCCTCCACCACGAGAGGGAAGATAACTCAACCCGCGGGACCTCTCCCTTTCTGAATTGCTGGCGGAAGCTCGCCACTATGCGCGTCTCCATGGGGAGAAGAAACGTGGTTACGGCGGGAAGGCGCTTGGTACCAATGAAAAATTGCACCTGTACATCATCCGCTATCCACTGCTCATTAGGATTACGGAGCGCTGCCACGATATCTCCATACCCTTCGGCGCCTTCCACGGATTCAACCTGGACAACCTCCAAGGGGAGCACCTTATGGCTGGCGCGATAGGAAGCAATATCAACGTAAGTATCATTTAGGCTCCCTTCCAGCGCGGTATGCTGCGCGACTCCTGCGGAATAATTTATATAGGTTACCCACAACCCCGCAAGAATGGCGACATCGCATAAGAAAAACAAAAAGACGACCACCCGCCGCAGAAGCTCTTTCCTGCGGGCAAAGTATTCAGCGAGCGCCAGTTTCCATAATGCGGGATCCTTCTCTCCCGCTTCAGGCATATACGAAGGCATATAGGTATAGCGTACAACAAATAAGCAAATCGGGGAATACCGTTCAACGCACATATTCAGAGTTTTCCAGAAGCGAGGGAATGTCGATTTTTGAGAGCTAGGCATCACCGATGGTGTGGTCGTCTGCCCGAAAAAATCGTGCATTCCCGAGCGTCTGAATAGGAGGAATGCAATTGACGGGAAAAAGGTGAATAGTTACCGTTCAACTTGAGCAAATGAGCGCACAACAGGTATACTGAAAGTGTTTTATTGCCTATAACTTACACCATATGTACGAACACTCACGCGACATTCTCAACCTTACGCTTTCGGCTTGCGCCGCACTCCTCACACTCCTCCTCGCCTGGCTCCTGGTGTATTGCATCCGCGTCATGAAAACGCTCGTCAATTTGAGCCGCCGCATCGATGAGACGATACGGCTTGCCGAAGAAACGCTTACCACTTTGCGCGACCGCGCTCATGACCTTGCGAGCATACTCCCTCTTATCATGAAAGCGGTAGATAAATTGGTAACTTACGTAGGCGACAAGAGAAAAGCGAAGCGATCTCAAACTACCATCAATGCCAAAGATCAAAGTTCAAATGTCAAATGAATATCCAAGCCCAAAGTCCAAAACATGTTTTGAAATTTGTCATTGGGATTTTGAACTTCCTTTGAACTTTGGGTTTTGTCCCGCCCCTTGAATCTGATTCTCTAAGGTATGCGGGATCCCGCTGAGACGGGAAATTTTGGACTTCCCACACGGATATGTCATTTGTTCATCTCCACGTCCATTCGCACTATTCTCTCCTTGACGGGCTTCCTAAAATCCCGGAACTGGTGGCGCGCGCGAAAGCGGGCGGCATGAGCGCGCTTGCACTCACTGACCATGGCGCGCTCTACGGGTGCATTGAATTTTACCAGGAGGCCCGCAGTGCGGGCATAAAGCCCATCCTGGGCATGGAAGCGTATGTCGCCCCCCATGCGCTCCACTTGAAACGGCCGAAAATTGACGAGTACGCATATCATTGCACGATCCTCGCGGCGAATAACGAAGGGTACCGCAATCTTCTTGAACTTGCGACTATTGCGCAGCTTGACGGTTTCTACTACAAACCGCGCATTGATATGAAGTCGCTCGAACGATTCCGCAGCGGGCTTATTGTCTTATCCGGATGCTGGTTCGGCGAGATCGCCACACATTTAAGAGAGCGTAAGGCAGTGCGCGCCCGGGAAGCGGCGCAAGAGTATAGCCGCGTAATGGGGCCTGGCAATTTTTATATTGAAATTCAAAGGAACCCTCTTGTGGATGCGGAAAAACGCAAAGAGCAAGAACGCGTCAATGGTGAACTCGTGAGGCTCGCCCGCGAGCTTGATCTGCCACTGGTGGCGACCGCAGATATCCATTATCTCTCCTATGATGATAGGGACGCCCATGACGTTTTGGTATGCATCGGCACGGGAACTACCGTGACAGAAGAAAAACGTCTTGACATGCGGGGGATAGACCTCTCTTTTGCCGAGAGCACCACCATGGAAGAAAGGTTTTCTGACTTGCCTGATGCCTTAAAAAACACCGAGATGATCGCCGAACACTGCCATGTCACGCTTACCCTCGGCAAATGGCATTTCCCCCAATTCCCGCTTCCCGCAGGCGAACATCCTGATTCCTACCTTACCACGCTTGCCGAAGAAGGATTAGTGAAAAGAATTGCCCGCGTCACCAAGGAAGCGCGCGACCGCCTGCACTACGAACTTGATATTATTCAAAAAAAGGGATACGCAATGTATTTTTTGGTGGTTGCCGATTTTGTCCGCTTCACCCGGGAACAACACATCATTTCCACCACGCGCGGTTCTGCTGCAGGCTCACTCGTGGCGTATGCGCTCGGGATTACCACGCTCAATCCCCTTGATTACGAGCTTCCCTTCGAGCGTTTTTTGAATCCCGAAAGGCCTTCCCCTCCTGATATTGACGTCGACCTTGAAGACTCGCGGCGCGACGAAGTTATTGAATATGTGACTGCAAAGTATGGCGCGTCGCGCGTCGCGCGCATCGTCACCTTTGGCACCATGCTCGCGCGCGCAGCCGTGCGGGACGTATCGCGCGCCCTCGGCCTTCCCTA encodes the following:
- a CDS encoding FtsW/RodA/SpoVE family cell cycle protein, whose protein sequence is MATLSLKRFFSIKDWGLAASLCVLCVFGLVGVISVSYGSASGRPLRHAIYFIIGIGLFLAIGQMERRHIRTFALPFYAGCVALLIGVLFFGTTLRGTQGWFTLGTLTLQPVEFMKVGLVLMSASFFERARFLYSPLSRVVRSSVFLAPPILLTLAQPDAGSALVLCVIGALMVLLNVPRRMAFMLLLIAVVFAVFSWLFLLKDYQKQRVATLLNPRADPFGMGYNIRQSVIAVGAGKLFGRGIGGGPQSHLRFLPEATTDFSFAVIAEELGFAGVSVMLAAFVLFFWSIMRILRTARDEFSVFLTLGVGVWLFFQTAVNIGMNIGLLPAVGLPLPFVSYGGSALIASCMGAGLVLAVSREGHV